The proteins below come from a single Conexivisphaerales archaeon genomic window:
- a CDS encoding Gfo/Idh/MocA family oxidoreductase — protein MLRVGLVGVGGWGKNHARVLSEIGALACVCDVDSAKAEEYGKKYNVPYYTSVDDMVSREKISVAHVCTPTTTHYKVSKKLLEAGLHVFIEKPIAASVKEGTEIAELAEKMKRLVGVGYIERFNPAVIHLKKIITQREVGDLLVAEFYRENRWAGVKDVGILLDTSVHDIDTARYIFSEEPYQVFCRTGKVIEPHDDFAVMMLSFKRSRTAILVTNWVTPKKERRLSAILTQGVVRLDFVTREVKVDTDSGSATYQHQSEEPLKLEISSFIEAVESGKKPAVDARDAIKTSAIAEAAAYSSRKGMPVNLEL, from the coding sequence ATGCTCAGAGTGGGTCTTGTTGGTGTCGGAGGCTGGGGGAAGAACCATGCCAGAGTTCTGAGCGAAATTGGAGCTCTTGCCTGTGTCTGTGATGTTGATTCAGCAAAGGCTGAGGAGTATGGAAAGAAGTATAATGTGCCCTACTACACTTCTGTAGATGACATGGTTTCGAGAGAGAAGATAAGTGTGGCTCACGTCTGCACTCCTACTACCACTCATTATAAAGTAAGCAAGAAGCTCCTGGAGGCAGGACTGCATGTATTTATCGAAAAACCAATCGCTGCAAGCGTGAAGGAAGGTACTGAGATAGCAGAGCTTGCAGAGAAGATGAAAAGGCTTGTGGGTGTTGGCTATATCGAGCGGTTCAACCCAGCAGTTATTCATCTGAAAAAGATAATAACCCAGAGAGAAGTTGGCGACCTTCTTGTAGCCGAATTCTATAGAGAGAACAGATGGGCTGGTGTCAAGGACGTGGGCATACTTCTTGATACATCGGTCCACGATATTGATACGGCTAGGTACATATTCTCTGAAGAGCCGTACCAGGTGTTCTGCAGAACAGGCAAGGTCATCGAGCCGCATGATGATTTTGCTGTGATGATGCTTTCTTTCAAGAGAAGCAGGACAGCAATTCTGGTGACAAACTGGGTCACCCCGAAGAAGGAGAGGCGTCTTTCAGCCATTCTCACTCAGGGTGTTGTTCGTTTGGATTTCGTCACAAGAGAGGTGAAGGTAGACACAGACTCGGGTTCTGCCACCTATCAGCATCAGTCAGAGGAGCCGTTGAAACTTGAGATCTCCAGTTTCATAGAAGCGGTGGAATCTGGCAAGAAGCCTGCTGTCGATGCAAGAGATGCGATAAAGACAAGTGCAATAGCTGAAGCGGCAGCATATTCAAGCAGAAAGGGTATGCCGGTTAACCTCGAACTTTAA